The Candidatus Cloacimonas sp. genome contains the following window.
AAGAAATTGCCGAAGCAATTAAAACTATCTTTGCTGCGAAAGGAGAAACCATCGTAGAGGCAAACCTCCGTGCTCTGCAAGCCGGTATTGAAAATTAGTCCTCACCCATTTCTCTTTTCCGGAATAAACGAAGTCCCCAATCGTTTCTTGTCCGCTATTTAAGTCAGGAGTTGTCACTTCTAAATAGCTTTTATGGATTGCGTAAAAGTTTATTTGGCAGTGATAATTCCTGGCTTTGAGAGAAAGAGAGAAAACTCGGGGCTTTTTGTACCGGCGCTCGCTGTAGCGCCGAATAAAAAACGGCGGTATGTGTACTGGCGCTCGCTGTAGCGCCGAATAAAAAATGGCGGTATTTGTACCGGCGCTCGCTGTAGCGCCGAATAAACAACGGTGGTATGTGTACCGGCGCTCGCTGTAGCGCCGAATAAAAAACGGCGGAACAGCGTCCGCCGGTACCAAGAAAGCCCCTCGTAAAATTCCAGCCCTAATTTTTTTCTTTTCTCTCATTTTACCTTGCCTGCACCCAAAAAAACTTGACAGATTTTTCCCCAAAATTATATAAGTAATTATGCATAATTTCTAAGAGGATGGATGGAAAAAATGGTAATATTAAAAGACCAGAACGCATTGCCGTATTTACCGAACATTATTATGTTTATCTTAACAAAGCCAAGCAGATTACTATTTCTCTTTCTACAGAACATAAATATACCTATTTTAACCCTGTATTTGATGATTATCAAGCAAAAGAAAAAACTCTACGGGAGGATACCGTGAAAAAGACATATCTACTTTTTATCTTAGCTCTCTGCACAATAGCTCTCTTTGCCCAAAATGAGGATTGGCTCTGGGCAAAACAAGCCGGGGGAACAAGTAGTGATGTAAGTTATAACATTGCTGTTGATGCCAACGGAAATAGCTATGTAACAGGTTGTTTTTCTGGTAGTGCTAACTTTGGTTCTACTATATTAACCAGCAGTGGAAGCTCTGATATCTTTGTTGCTAAGATGGATAGCAATAAGAACTATCTCTGGGCTAAGCAAGCAGGGGGAACAGATTTTGAATCTGGCAATAGCATTGCTGTTGATGCCAACGGAAACAGCTATGTTACCGGTTGTTTTTATAGTAGTAGTATTACCTTTGGCACTACTACTTTAACCAGCTGTGGTAGTTGTGATATCTTTGTTGCTAAGCTGGATAGCAACGGTAACTGGCTCTGGGCAAAACAAGCCGGGGGAACAAGTGATGATTATGGCTGGAGTATTGCTGTTGATGCCAATGGAAACAGCTATGTTAACGGTCAGTTTAAAAGTAGTAGTTGTTCATTCGGCACTATAACTTTAACAAATAGTGGTAGTGGTTATAATGATATCTTTGTTGCCAAGCTGGACAGTAACGGTAACTGGTTCTGGGCTAAGAAAGCAGGAGGAACAAGTAATGATGGGGGCAATAGCATTGCTGTTGATGCTAATGGAAACAGCTATGTTACAGGTTGTTTTTATAGTAGTGCTACCTTCGGCACTACTACCTTAAACAGCAGTGGAGAGAACGATATCTTTATTGCCAAGCTGGATAGTAATGGTAACTGGCTCTGGGCAAAGCAAGCAGGAGGAACAAGTTATGATTCAGGTTGTAGTATTGCTGTTGATGCTAATGGAAACAGCTATGTTACAGGTTATTTTTATAGTAGTGCTACCTTTGGTTCTACTACATTAACCAGCAGTGGATATTGGGATATCTTTGTTGCCAAGCTGGATAATAACGGTAACTGGCTCTGGGCAAAACAAGCCGGGGGAACAAGTGATGATTTTAGTAGTAGTATTTCTTTTTATGCCAACGGAAATAGCTATGTGACTGGTTCTTTTTATGGTAGTGCTACCTTCGGCACTACTACCTTAACAAGCAGTGGAGAGAACGATATCTTTATTGCCAAGCTGGATAGTAACGGTAATTGGCTCTGGGCAAAGCAAGCCGGGGGAACAAGTTATGATTATGGCTATGGCATTGCTGTTGATGCCAATGGAAACTGCTATGTTACAGGTTGTTTTTATAGTAGTGCTACCTTCGGAGCTACTACCTTAACCGGTAGTGGGGATTTTGACATCTTTGTTGCTAAATTAGGAGAAGGAAATAGTATAAGTTTACCTGATATTATATCCTTTAATGGTATCCGTTCTATCTACCCTAATCCGTTTAATCCCCTTACGACTATTAACTATGAAATTAGTAAACCCGCAGATGTGAAAATTGAGGTCTATAATAACCGGGGGCAATTAGTGCGTAGTTTTGCATTTGGATATAAAAAGCAGGGAAGTTATAAACTAACTTGGGAAGGAGAGGATAATAATGGCTGCTTGTGCAGTTCCGGTATTTACTACATTAGAATGCAGGCGGGAAAGGAAAATTATATCAAGAAAGCAGTCCTATTGAAATAAAGATAGGTAACCGTTTTATGTACCGGCGGACGCCGTTCCGCCATTTTTAGTACCGGCGGACGCCGTTCCGCCGTTTCGGCGCTACAGCGAGCGCCGGTACACATTCCGCCGTTTTTATTCGGCGCTACAGCGAGCGCCGGTACCATTTCTTTTTCTCATTTCTTTCTTACTTCAGCTCGTGTATTACTCCTTAATCAACCCTTAATCAAGCGTTAATAATTAAGGAGTGATTAAGGGATGATAAAGGATTGATTGACAGTTTGAAGTAAGGGAATAATATGAAGCTAAATGAGAAGGAGGTTATAATGAAAGTTACTGTAAAAGAAGAAATAAAGGGATTTTCAGGAAAACTGTCTTTCGGCGGAACGGCGTCCGCCGGTACACATTCTGCCGTTTTTATTCGGCGCTACAGCGAGCGCCGGTACACATTCCGCCGTTTTTTATTCGGCGCTACAGCGAGCGCCGGTACACATTCAGCCGTTTTTATTCGGCGCTACAGCGAGCGCCGGTACAGCGAGCGCCGGTACAAAAAGCCCCTTGTAAAATTCCAGCCCCGAGTTTTTTTCTCTTTTTCTCTTTCTCTCTTTTTCTCTTTGTAAAAAAAAACCTATTTCGCTATCTCTCTCTTTCCGTCTCGCCATCTTGCCATCTCGCTATCTCTCTTTCCGTCTCGCCATCTCACCATCTCGCTATCTCACCATCTCGCTATCTCGCCATCTCACCATCTCGCTATCTCGCCATCTTGCCATCTCGCTAAATCCATCAATTACTTTCTCTCTTTGTTCAAATACCTTATTTTTCTTTTCATTATAGAATGGATATTATATAAAACTGGTTCTATTCTTTTATCGGTGAAATCTTTGGTCTATGCGTTTTTACTAACCGTCAAGAGTCCTCACTGCTATCTAACTTTGGGGGGAGAGTATAAGTTATTTCAGCAGTGACGACTCCTGACAATTCCGGTTAGTTACACTGAAATTACTTCCACTACTTCCGGGATTTCTTCTTTAATCAAACGTTCAATTCCCGCTTTCAAGGTCAATGTTGCCATCGGGCAACCATTACAGGTTCCTTTCAAACGAACTTCAATCACATTATCTTCGCGGATATTGATAAGTTCCACATCTCCTCCATCTGCTTGAATGGAGGGGCGAACTTTATTCAAGACGCTTTCAATTTTTTCTTTTTCAATCATTGTAACATCCTCATTAATTCATATTTAAAGATAGTTCTTCACCTGAAGGGGAAAGCAATTTTAATTGCTGTCCGTCGGCATAGCCAATTTTTTGTTTTGTTCCATTGCTGTTCAGATACCAAGATTCTGTAGCTGGCTCATAGTTAAGTTCCATAATATTGTTATTCTTAAGTTCAGTAACAACTATTTTGTTTTGGCTGATTTCAAGCTTATATTTACCTTTTTTGCCTTCAGCATATTTGATTATTGTTTCCGAATCTTTCATCGTCAAGGGATTATTGCCAGTCCAAAATTCAATCGTGTTAAATACAACAATATCCATAAAAATTGCAGCTTCATAAACTGGGCAAATCCAGAATGCCCAATTGACGATACTCTGAACATACTTATTCCCGACGCTGCCATTAAACTGATACACTTTTTTTGTAAGTGACATATTACCATAGCATCCAAAGATGCCAACCAGGATGAATACCGCTAATAAAGCGATGCTGACGAAACGAGTGAGCTGTTTCATTTTTTTCTCCTTTTTATTGAGATTCATTTTTGGCATGGATATTCTTGGTTGTCAAGAAATAAAAAGCCGGAATAATTATTAAGGTTAAGAAAGTAGAAACGATTAACCCTCCAATGGAAACAATACCCATTGGTCTGGTCATTTCTGCTCCCGTACTTCCAACACCTATAGCCATAGGTAACATACCAGCAATGATGGCTATAGTAGACATTGTTATTGGCTTCAATTTCACTTTCCCCGCCTCCATTAATGAATCGTGGACACTATAACCATCTCTGCGTTTAATATTTACATAGTCCATTATTAATATAGCGTTATTTACGACAATGCCAACCAACATTATTATAGACATCATAGAAACGATGTTAAGCGATTGTCCTGCAATAAGTAGGGATAGGATTACTCCAATAATAGCTAAAGGAACTGTTGCCAAGATTAATATAGGTTGAGCAAAACTTTCCAGAATAGCAGCTAGCAGCATATAGGTTAAAATAACCGCAAGAATAAAAGTGCGTAGCATATCGGTTGTAGTTTCTTTCAACATTTCTGCATTACCACTCCATTGATAACGGTATCCGCTGGGAAACTTGATTTTATTCAAGCGGTCTTCAATTTGAGAAGTTATATTGCCCAAATTGTAACCGCTTGCTAAATCACCGGAAAAAATGATAGTTTTATAGCGATCATAGTGCGTTATTCTATTAATTCCAGAAGCAAAACTAACATCCGCTAATTGGGATATAAGATAACTCTTACCCATTACAATCACACTTAAGTTCTTAATCTTATCAGGTGAATCCACGGATTCGTCCTCAAGAGATAGTTTGATATCATACTGATTTCCGCTCTCGCGATATTCAGTGGAAACAATTCCTTCTACATTTGCTCGCAAAGCTAAGGCCAAATCATATACTGTGGCTCCGATAGTAGCAAGCTGATCTCTTTTGGGGTAAAGAGTGAGTTCCGACCTGCCATAACGGCTGGAAGTATCAAGGTTAATTACGCCCGGTATATCTTGAATAGCTTTGGTTACTTCATATTTCAGTTCTTCCAGCCGGGCATTATCCTGTCCTTCTAACATAAATTCAAAAGCGGAACGACCTCCTCCTCCCATACCCAAGAGCTTGCCGATAGAAGAGCCGGTAACTTTTATAGTGGCATTAGGAATATCGGCAAGCTCTTTGGTTAATATATCCACCAATTGATTAGCACTATATTTACGCTGACTTCTGTCTATAAGTTTGATATCCAAAGATGCAAGATTGGTTCCTGTATCAATAAAACCGCTGGAACCCAAATTAGTAAGAATATGCACTACTTCTGAGTGTTTGGCTACCCGATTTTGAATTGTATCCATTGTCTTGGCAGTTTGGGTCAGATTTGTTCCCTGAGGCATTTCTACGGTTACGGAAAGATTGCTTTGATCTACATTCGGCATCAATTCCATACCCACAACGAAACTAAGCCCTACAGTGATTAGCAAAGCCAATAGAGTAAACAGTAAAATACTCACACTGGTTTTTTTGGAGCGTAAAGCGTAGCTTAAGAACTTGGCATAGTAGTTACCGAATTTATCAAAAGCTCTATCAAAAGCCAGCCCCCATTTACTTGTCCGTTTTTCTTTCGGTATTATTCTGGAGGCAAGCATCGGAGTAATCGTAAACGCTGTGAGCAAAGAAAATAGGGTAGTAATCGTAACTGTTACGGCAAATTCTTTAAAGAAGCGTCCCACCATTGAAGTCATCGTAGCAATAGGCAAAAATACTACAATATTGGTTAAAGTGGATGCCAAAACAGCAGTTCCGATTTCATTGGTTCCAATTTGGGCTGCTTGTCTTCTGGTATTGCCTAAATCTCTGTGTCGGAAAATATTTTCTAAAACCACAACCGAATTAGAAACCAGGATACCCACCGTCGTAGATAACCCCATCATAGTCATAATATTAAAAGTGTATCCGAACATCTGCATAAAAATAAATGAGGAAATGAGGCAATAAGGCATTGAAATTGCTACGATAAGGGTAGAACGTAAATCGTGCAAAAAGATAAAGAGAATCAATCCGGTGAGTAAAACACCAAGTAAAATATTCTCCAAAGTGGAATTGATAGTATCTTTAGTAAATTCACTGTCATCGCGGATTATTTCCAGTTTCACTCCTTTCGGAAGCTCTTTATTTAGCACTGGAATTTGCTTGGTAACTTCTTCAGCTATGGCTACTACATTTCCATCGGACGCGTTAGTTATAGATAACCGAACAATATTATCGTCCTTAATATTTTCCGGCACATTAAAATAAATTGCCTTGGAACGAACTTCTTCAGTAGTATCCGAAACAGCTGCCAGCTGAGAAAGTTTTTTTACTCCAAAAGCTGTAGGTATATCGGTATTTTTTATAGCTTCCACATCCTGAAATTCTCCTTTTAACCGGACAGAATATTCCTGAGTACCTTTGCTAAAGTTACCTGCAGGCATATCCAGATTGCTGGCTGCAAGGATTCCGCTTAATTGTGACAGCGATATTTTATTTTCATATACCAGTTTATCGGTTAGCCGAACATCAATTTGGCGTTTAGCTCCTCCGGTTAAAGATACTCTTGCAACACCGGGAATTTGAGCTAAACGATCTTTCAATTGACCATCGGCAAGTTCATATAAATCTTTGGACTCCATATTGCCGGAAAGAACTAAGTCCATAATTGGAAAAGCAGTGATATCCATTTTCATAACAATTGGCCTATCGGTTCCATCAGGTAAATCGCGAATAATGGCATCAACCTTGTCTTTTACATCCTGATTGGCAATATCTATATTTTTACCTAATTTGAAGGCAACCAGAACGATGGAGACATTTTCCATTGAGTAGGACTGGATAAAATCAATTTCACTTACCGTGGCAATTGCCTCTTCCACCGGGTCGGTTATCTGAGATTCAATTTCTCGTGGTCCCGCTCCCGAATAAACTGTTTGAACAACTACATAAGGCAATTTCACATCCGGCATCAGGTTCAGGGGCAAGCTAAAATAAGCGAGCACCCCGAAGACGACGAATACCATAATTGCCATTGTGACCAATACAGGTCTGTTGACTGACAAATCTGTTAAAAACATAGTTTCAGCATCCTTATTCTATGACGCGTAGTTTTGCGCCATCAGTTAACATATTGATACCTTCGGTTATGAGAATATCACCCGGATTAAGCCCACTGGTAACTTCAAAAGCTATAGTGTTATCCAATCCTGTAGTAATTTCTTTCTTCACAGCTTTCCCGTCTTGATTTACCCAAACATACTTACTGCCGTTTTCACTTACAATTTGTTGTCTCTCTACAACTATCGTATTGGGTTTACTTAGAACTTCAATAGAAATTTCAGCTGTTACGCCATAGCTGATTTTCTTATTCATTCCGGGGAAGCTAACCTCCACCCTGAATGCTTTAGTAGCATTATCCATAGCCAAAGGAATTTCCGTTACTCGTCCGGAAATTGTGGTCTCCAGCCAGGTGGCAGTGGCTCTTGCACCTTTCTTAATTTTATTAATTTCTGTATCAGGAACCATAATCAGGGCTTTGTAGCCATTGGTGGAGGCAATCGTAAACAGGTCTTTTCCAGGATAAACTTTATCACTGGGATTCACATAGACAGCAGTTATAATTCCGCTTATCGGAGCTCGCACATTTATCATCTTATCGCTGGTTTCCAGATTTGCTTTGGCTACTTTATACTGCGTTTCTACATTATCCAAATCCTGCTGACTGATAGCTCCCTGGTTAAATAAGCGTTGCATCCTTTCTAAAGTTGTTTTAATGCTGTTAAAAGCTGTTGATGCTTGTTCATACTGAGCCGAAGGAGTATTTTGCGGAAAACAGATGATAATTTGGTCTTTTGTCACTCTATCTCCAACTTTGGCATTGATTCTGGTAATCACTTCCGAAACCATTGCTTGAACAGTTGTTTCTTCCATTCCGCTTAAAGTAGCATTGTAAAGCAGATTTTGGCTGAAGGTGGTTGGTTCCACTGTTGTCTGACGAATCGGAACTCCTTCCTCGCTATAAATTTGTTCCATACTTTTTCCCGCTTCCTGTTTCTTACCGCAGGCAGAAATAAGTATCACTATCAGGGCTGTTAGAATAATTAAATATCTTTTCATAATTTATCTTCTCCGTTATAGGGCAATACCGATTGTTTTTTTAAGGTTTCTATCTGCCGAGATAATCTCGTAGATTGATTGGTAGTATTGTAATTTAATGGTTTGTAAAGTTAATTGGGCATCAAACACTTCCAGCTGAATGCCAACTTGATTATCATAGCGCACTTGAGCCAATTGTAACCCGCGCTCTGCTAAACGGATGTTTTCACTTTGCACATTATGATTTTCCCAAGCGTGATAATACTTTTGGTAATTCTGCTTAATCTGCAGAGTAATCAGTTCTTCCGTATCTCTTTGTTGCAGTTTTGCTTTTTGATAATCGTAACGGGCATAATTCCTTTTGGAAGTATTCGTTAAGCCAGTGAATAAGGGCATCTGAAAGCCCAAACTGATACCGTATTTATGCCCGAAATCATCGTTCTGGATTGCATATTCATCCGTTGCTGTATATAATGAATAATCAGCACTCAGAGCAACATTGGGCAGATAATTTACCTTTTCCACCTTGTATTGTATTTCTTTCAGCTGGGTGCCAATCTTGATTACTTCTACTTCCGTTCTTTGTTGCAATCCCTGGTCGGTTGCTTCTTCCAGGGAGAGTTCCATTTTTTCCGGTAGCACAAATTCCCCCTCGGGAACTATCACACTTTCCTCTTCACCAATCTGTTTCCGAAAAGCGGAAAGAGCTAAATCATAATCGTTTTCTGCTTTTAGAACCTGAGGTTCCAGTTTGGCTACCCCTAATCGGGCTTGCAGCAAATCAAATTCGGAAACTTGACCTTCCTGATTGAAAAGCTCCACTCTTTGTAAATGCTGTCTGGCTATCTGCAAACCCTCTTCCTGAACTTCCCACAGCTTTTTTGCCAATAAGCACTGATAAAAGAGCTCAGTGGTCTGCAAAATAACATCCTGCTCTTTAACTTTGTAATTTAACCGTTGCATTTGACGGTAATAATTGCCTGCTTTTATCCCGCTGCCAAGTTTACCACCGGAATAAACAATCTGTTCCATCTTCAATTGCAAAGCAAAGGAACCTGCTTCAGCCGGTGATTCCGGAATCATTGAATTGACTATCCCGCTTAGCACTCCTGCCAGGTATTCGTCATTATCTGTTGCATTATCATCTAAACCGGACGAAATATTCATCTTGTCAGGTATTGCGGAATCGGGATAATAGGTCTTCGTTAAACCGTAAGCACCCTGTAAATTCAATTGGGGATAAGCAGTTCCGCGAACCTGTTTATAGGATTCATCCGCCTTCTTAATTTCTTCCATTGCCATTAACAGTTCCTTGTTATTCTGTTTGGCTTTGGCGATGCTATTTTCCAAGTCAATGGCATATCCGCTGCTGAGAATTATTATCAGCAGTGATAATACAATGAATGTCTTTTTCATATTTGTTTTTTTTAACCTCGTTTTACAATTCCATAGAGTAGCATCTTGATAATAAACTCGTTATCCCGCTCAATTAAATTTAATAAGCGGGGCACATCCAAAATTTTCAAACCTGGTTCACCCATTATAAACCAGTCCGTTATCACTTCACAAAGCCGGTCTTCAGGAAAACGCTCATCTATCAAATCTTCATTTTTTCCCAGCTGGATAATTTCTGATAGAATCTGTATCATCACTTCCCTGCTTTGGGCTCGGTACTGAATCAATTGTTCCTGATAACTTTGCGGAATATTGATTAAGCACTCAATCAATATGGGCATATTCTCATAAATGAGTTTGATGGGAAAACTTAAAAATTCCGTCAGCTTTTTTTCAAAACCTTCTATGGAATTAAGATGCTTCCGAAGCATAGCAAAATACTCGCGTGTTTTTGCTTCTACAGAAGCCACAAAAAGGTCTTCTTTACTGGGAAAGTAATAATATACCGTCCCCTTGGCTATCTGTGCAGCGGTAGCAATTTCATCCAGTGAGGTCTTAGCAAAGCCGAATCGGGTGAATAGCTGTGTAGCTATATCCAATATCAACTTTCTCTTGTTCTGAGTAACACTCATTCTCCTACCTTCTAATTTATTGTTTAACTGTTAGTTATATAGTATTAACTGAACATCTGACCCATTACGGTCAAACGGTATATAATCGTCAAGACAAAATTTATGAAAATGAGGTATGATAGCAGTTGCCATCCCGTTTTGGCAAAAGAATACCAACTCCTTGTGATTATTGCCGAAATATACTTTGATAATAACTTAATTCAACGCCAAAATGATATTAGACAAGGCATTATGACAGTATAATGAATAAGAGCCGCTTGCGCAGCTCTTATTCTTTGGCTGATCATCAACATTGCCTGCTATCTGACCAGTTCACATCTTTCAC
Protein-coding sequences here:
- a CDS encoding efflux RND transporter permease subunit, producing MFLTDLSVNRPVLVTMAIMVFVVFGVLAYFSLPLNLMPDVKLPYVVVQTVYSGAGPREIESQITDPVEEAIATVSEIDFIQSYSMENVSIVLVAFKLGKNIDIANQDVKDKVDAIIRDLPDGTDRPIVMKMDITAFPIMDLVLSGNMESKDLYELADGQLKDRLAQIPGVARVSLTGGAKRQIDVRLTDKLVYENKISLSQLSGILAASNLDMPAGNFSKGTQEYSVRLKGEFQDVEAIKNTDIPTAFGVKKLSQLAAVSDTTEEVRSKAIYFNVPENIKDDNIVRLSITNASDGNVVAIAEEVTKQIPVLNKELPKGVKLEIIRDDSEFTKDTINSTLENILLGVLLTGLILFIFLHDLRSTLIVAISMPYCLISSFIFMQMFGYTFNIMTMMGLSTTVGILVSNSVVVLENIFRHRDLGNTRRQAAQIGTNEIGTAVLASTLTNIVVFLPIATMTSMVGRFFKEFAVTVTITTLFSLLTAFTITPMLASRIIPKEKRTSKWGLAFDRAFDKFGNYYAKFLSYALRSKKTSVSILLFTLLALLITVGLSFVVGMELMPNVDQSNLSVTVEMPQGTNLTQTAKTMDTIQNRVAKHSEVVHILTNLGSSGFIDTGTNLASLDIKLIDRSQRKYSANQLVDILTKELADIPNATIKVTGSSIGKLLGMGGGGRSAFEFMLEGQDNARLEELKYEVTKAIQDIPGVINLDTSSRYGRSELTLYPKRDQLATIGATVYDLALALRANVEGIVSTEYRESGNQYDIKLSLEDESVDSPDKIKNLSVIVMGKSYLISQLADVSFASGINRITHYDRYKTIIFSGDLASGYNLGNITSQIEDRLNKIKFPSGYRYQWSGNAEMLKETTTDMLRTFILAVILTYMLLAAILESFAQPILILATVPLAIIGVILSLLIAGQSLNIVSMMSIIMLVGIVVNNAILIMDYVNIKRRDGYSVHDSLMEAGKVKLKPITMSTIAIIAGMLPMAIGVGSTGAEMTRPMGIVSIGGLIVSTFLTLIIIPAFYFLTTKNIHAKNESQ
- a CDS encoding NifU family protein, whose product is MIEKEKIESVLNKVRPSIQADGGDVELINIREDNVIEVRLKGTCNGCPMATLTLKAGIERLIKEEIPEVVEVISV
- a CDS encoding TolC family protein; the encoded protein is MKKTFIVLSLLIIILSSGYAIDLENSIAKAKQNNKELLMAMEEIKKADESYKQVRGTAYPQLNLQGAYGLTKTYYPDSAIPDKMNISSGLDDNATDNDEYLAGVLSGIVNSMIPESPAEAGSFALQLKMEQIVYSGGKLGSGIKAGNYYRQMQRLNYKVKEQDVILQTTELFYQCLLAKKLWEVQEEGLQIARQHLQRVELFNQEGQVSEFDLLQARLGVAKLEPQVLKAENDYDLALSAFRKQIGEEESVIVPEGEFVLPEKMELSLEEATDQGLQQRTEVEVIKIGTQLKEIQYKVEKVNYLPNVALSADYSLYTATDEYAIQNDDFGHKYGISLGFQMPLFTGLTNTSKRNYARYDYQKAKLQQRDTEELITLQIKQNYQKYYHAWENHNVQSENIRLAERGLQLAQVRYDNQVGIQLEVFDAQLTLQTIKLQYYQSIYEIISADRNLKKTIGIAL
- a CDS encoding SBBP repeat-containing protein; this translates as MDGKNGNIKRPERIAVFTEHYYVYLNKAKQITISLSTEHKYTYFNPVFDDYQAKEKTLREDTVKKTYLLFILALCTIALFAQNEDWLWAKQAGGTSSDVSYNIAVDANGNSYVTGCFSGSANFGSTILTSSGSSDIFVAKMDSNKNYLWAKQAGGTDFESGNSIAVDANGNSYVTGCFYSSSITFGTTTLTSCGSCDIFVAKLDSNGNWLWAKQAGGTSDDYGWSIAVDANGNSYVNGQFKSSSCSFGTITLTNSGSGYNDIFVAKLDSNGNWFWAKKAGGTSNDGGNSIAVDANGNSYVTGCFYSSATFGTTTLNSSGENDIFIAKLDSNGNWLWAKQAGGTSYDSGCSIAVDANGNSYVTGYFYSSATFGSTTLTSSGYWDIFVAKLDNNGNWLWAKQAGGTSDDFSSSISFYANGNSYVTGSFYGSATFGTTTLTSSGENDIFIAKLDSNGNWLWAKQAGGTSYDYGYGIAVDANGNCYVTGCFYSSATFGATTLTGSGDFDIFVAKLGEGNSISLPDIISFNGIRSIYPNPFNPLTTINYEISKPADVKIEVYNNRGQLVRSFAFGYKKQGSYKLTWEGEDNNGCLCSSGIYYIRMQAGKENYIKKAVLLK
- a CDS encoding DUF3332 domain-containing protein; this translates as MKQLTRFVSIALLAVFILVGIFGCYGNMSLTKKVYQFNGSVGNKYVQSIVNWAFWICPVYEAAIFMDIVVFNTIEFWTGNNPLTMKDSETIIKYAEGKKGKYKLEISQNKIVVTELKNNNIMELNYEPATESWYLNSNGTKQKIGYADGQQLKLLSPSGEELSLNMN
- a CDS encoding efflux RND transporter periplasmic adaptor subunit; translation: MKRYLIILTALIVILISACGKKQEAGKSMEQIYSEEGVPIRQTTVEPTTFSQNLLYNATLSGMEETTVQAMVSEVITRINAKVGDRVTKDQIIICFPQNTPSAQYEQASTAFNSIKTTLERMQRLFNQGAISQQDLDNVETQYKVAKANLETSDKMINVRAPISGIITAVYVNPSDKVYPGKDLFTIASTNGYKALIMVPDTEINKIKKGARATATWLETTISGRVTEIPLAMDNATKAFRVEVSFPGMNKKISYGVTAEISIEVLSKPNTIVVERQQIVSENGSKYVWVNQDGKAVKKEITTGLDNTIAFEVTSGLNPGDILITEGINMLTDGAKLRVIE
- a CDS encoding TetR/AcrR family transcriptional regulator produces the protein MSVTQNKRKLILDIATQLFTRFGFAKTSLDEIATAAQIAKGTVYYYFPSKEDLFVASVEAKTREYFAMLRKHLNSIEGFEKKLTEFLSFPIKLIYENMPILIECLINIPQSYQEQLIQYRAQSREVMIQILSEIIQLGKNEDLIDERFPEDRLCEVITDWFIMGEPGLKILDVPRLLNLIERDNEFIIKMLLYGIVKRG